In one Sebastes umbrosus isolate fSebUmb1 chromosome 13, fSebUmb1.pri, whole genome shotgun sequence genomic region, the following are encoded:
- the si:dkey-10c21.1 gene encoding uncharacterized protein si:dkey-10c21.1 isoform X2: MDQLKSEQDRLGSPTPTLLADSNSVVIAREITNVTANSLSTKIETGSSLTGNAVGPVLQADYTAHRGSVICADKISGGTLGDIDLSVSVKTSQVCAGTVDEKLPSSQGSAVKMIIEHKVELIACLRADLSFILQHVHARHIVTDRQYQNLKHLSQPEETVINLIDQVIDKGQEYCLRFLDVLKDPDVLRTYPQLKDITKKWC, encoded by the exons ATGGACCAGTTGAAATCAGAGCAGGACCGACTCG GGTCACCCACACCTACACTGCTCGCTGATAGTAACAGTGTTGTTATCGCCAGAGAAATCACAAATGTAACTGCAAATTCCCTCTCCACCAAGATTGAAACAGGAAGTAGTCTGACTG GGAATGCTGTTGGACCGGTTCTCCAAGCAGATTACACTGCACATAGAGGCAGTGTGATCTGCGCTGATAAAATATCCGGTGGCACTCTCGGTGATATAGATCTATCAGTGTCTGTGAAAACATCACAAGTGTGTGCAG GAACAGTCGATGAGAAGCTGCCATCCTCTCAG GGTTCTGCTGTGAAAATGATCATTGAGCACAAGGTGGAACTCATTGCCTGCCTGAGGGCGGATCTCTCCTTCATTCTGCAGCATGTGCATGCCAGACATATCGTCACAGACAGACAATATCAGAATCTGAAGCATCTCTCACAGCCAGAAGAAACTGTTATTAACCTGATCGATCAGGTGATTGATAAAGGTCAAGAATACTGCTTGCGTTTTCTTGACGTTCTCAAAGACCCTGATGTTCTCAGGACCTATCCGCAGCTCAAAGACATCACTAAAAAGTGGTGCTAA
- the si:dkey-10c21.1 gene encoding uncharacterized protein si:dkey-10c21.1 isoform X1, with product MDQLKSEQDRLGTWFSGSPTPTLLADSNSVVIAREITNVTANSLSTKIETGSSLTGNAVGPVLQADYTAHRGSVICADKISGGTLGDIDLSVSVKTSQVCAGTVDEKLPSSQGSAVKMIIEHKVELIACLRADLSFILQHVHARHIVTDRQYQNLKHLSQPEETVINLIDQVIDKGQEYCLRFLDVLKDPDVLRTYPQLKDITKKWC from the exons ATGGACCAGTTGAAATCAGAGCAGGACCGACTCGGTACGTGGTTTTCAG GGTCACCCACACCTACACTGCTCGCTGATAGTAACAGTGTTGTTATCGCCAGAGAAATCACAAATGTAACTGCAAATTCCCTCTCCACCAAGATTGAAACAGGAAGTAGTCTGACTG GGAATGCTGTTGGACCGGTTCTCCAAGCAGATTACACTGCACATAGAGGCAGTGTGATCTGCGCTGATAAAATATCCGGTGGCACTCTCGGTGATATAGATCTATCAGTGTCTGTGAAAACATCACAAGTGTGTGCAG GAACAGTCGATGAGAAGCTGCCATCCTCTCAG GGTTCTGCTGTGAAAATGATCATTGAGCACAAGGTGGAACTCATTGCCTGCCTGAGGGCGGATCTCTCCTTCATTCTGCAGCATGTGCATGCCAGACATATCGTCACAGACAGACAATATCAGAATCTGAAGCATCTCTCACAGCCAGAAGAAACTGTTATTAACCTGATCGATCAGGTGATTGATAAAGGTCAAGAATACTGCTTGCGTTTTCTTGACGTTCTCAAAGACCCTGATGTTCTCAGGACCTATCCGCAGCTCAAAGACATCACTAAAAAGTGGTGCTAA